A genomic window from Passer domesticus isolate bPasDom1 chromosome Z, bPasDom1.hap1, whole genome shotgun sequence includes:
- the LOC135290512 gene encoding centrosome-associated protein CEP250-like isoform X3 has protein sequence MARSRVEAQVRRARQAKEAILEDVRGLCRELLAVRALSQQQREDMAEQLRWAQEQCCKALRLWHSAQEEEKRKLMQELERQLEQQHVEAQKQLEERANLLAEVLQEEQRQKAAVIHRVYQLQRELKQSEQLRQELNEEWQNGQMSLSRQAELQEAERKMRAMEKRHQEEMKRMHKVLLQYKLAEEKQGFVQVSMVTHTDSEQVLPVHGDCSPQNGVDVGSAIEAAGAAASCQEASSLQPENWSMSSSARSSQEREKQFLKLLKNQLHLRTPPTPAKRHLWDLLRETLQQELLRKGLWLPTLPVL, from the exons ATGGCCAGGAGCCGTGTGGAAGCCCAAGTGCgcagggccaggcaggccaAGGAGGCGATACTGG AGGATGTGAGGGGCCTTTGTcgtgagctgctggctgtaagagctctcagccagcagcaacGTGAAGACATGGCTGAACAGCTCCGCTGGGCACAAGAGCAGTGCTGCAAGGCTCTGAGATTGTGGCACTCTgctcaggaagaggaaaaaaggaagctCATGCAAGAACTG GAGAGACAACTGGAACAGCAGCATGTGGAGGCAcaaaagcagctggaggaacGGGCAAACCTCCTGGCAGAG gtgctgcaggaagagcagcgtCAGAAGGCTGCTGTCATCCACAGGGTGtaccagctgcagagagagctgaagcaaagtgagcagctgaggcaggagctgaaTGAGGAGTGGCAGAATGGGCAGATGAGCCTGAGTAGGCAG gcagagctgcaggaagctgagaggaaGATGAGGGCAATGGAGAAGAGGCACCAAGAGGAAATGAAAAGGATGCACAAGGTCCTGCTGCAGTACAAGCTGGCTGAAGAAAAGCAA GGGTTTGTTCAGGTGAGCATGGTGACCCACACAGATTCTGAACAAGTTCTCCCTGTCCATGGTGACTGCAGTCCTCAGAATGGG GTGGATGTAGGATCTGCCATcgaagctgctggtgcagcagcatcctgccaAGAAGCCTCCTCTCTGCAGCCTGAAAACTGGAGTATGAGCAGCTCTGCCCGCtcaagccaggagagagagaagcagttcctgaagctgctga AAAATCAGCTCCATCTCAGAACCCCACCAACACCAGCCAAGCGACATCTCTGGGACCTTCTGAGAGAGACACTCCAGCAAGAACTGCTCAG AAAGGGCCTCTGGCTTCCAACTTTACCAGTCCTGTGA